In bacterium, a genomic segment contains:
- the hslV gene encoding ATP-dependent protease subunit HslV, producing MSSFPPIHSTTILGLRHQGRVVLAGDGQVTYGDTVLKNKARKVRKLYHDQVLAGFAGGASDAFTLFDRFENKLDEFRGNLGRAVIEMAKDWRNDRFLRRLDAQLVVLDKEKIYLITGTGDLVEPDDNAIAIGSGGPYALAAARALMKHSKLDALTLVKEAMEIAAGLCIYTNSKLTIETLE from the coding sequence ATGTCTTCTTTCCCTCCCATACACAGCACGACCATCCTCGGGCTGCGCCATCAGGGTAGAGTGGTGCTCGCCGGCGACGGCCAGGTGACCTATGGCGACACCGTTCTCAAAAACAAGGCCCGCAAAGTGCGCAAGCTGTATCACGATCAGGTCCTGGCCGGCTTTGCCGGAGGCGCCTCGGACGCCTTCACTCTGTTCGACCGGTTCGAGAACAAGCTGGATGAATTCCGCGGCAATTTGGGCCGTGCGGTGATCGAGATGGCGAAGGATTGGCGCAACGACCGCTTCCTCCGCCGTCTGGACGCTCAGCTGGTGGTGCTGGATAAAGAAAAGATCTATCTGATCACCGGCACCGGCGATCTGGTCGAACCCGATGACAACGCCATCGCCATCGGCAGCGGCGGTCCGTATGCCCTGGCGGCCGCGCGTGCGCTGATGAAGCATTCCAAACTCGACGCCCTGACGCTGGTCAAGGAGGCCATGGAGATCGCCGCCGGGCTGTGCATTTATACGAATTCCAAATTGACGATAGAGACGCTCGAATGA